One part of the Sorangiineae bacterium MSr11954 genome encodes these proteins:
- a CDS encoding chorismate mutase, with product MSAVLTYCRTRKSTMHRENASPTLTPPFFVRLTARTALAAPFLVFVAAFTVSALTACATDGSSAKATTPSDATEAAAEKAIEALAQLAGERLAIADKVAASKWGTDKPIEDPPREKQVLDDTSKRAIDMGLDPALAQRIFRDQIEANKLVQRGLHLQWEASAEKRPTTRPDLAKEIRPELDRIGGALLATIRDAQPLLTSPRCKSALDRARQRTLTGTGMDALHREALDRALLHTCP from the coding sequence GTGAGCGCGGTCCTGACGTACTGCCGTACTAGAAAGAGCACCATGCATCGAGAGAACGCCTCGCCAACCCTGACGCCGCCATTTTTCGTCCGATTGACCGCACGGACCGCGCTCGCCGCACCCTTTCTCGTTTTTGTCGCGGCCTTCACCGTTTCCGCCCTCACCGCGTGCGCGACCGACGGCAGCAGCGCAAAGGCTACGACCCCCTCCGATGCAACGGAGGCCGCCGCGGAGAAGGCCATCGAGGCGCTCGCCCAATTGGCCGGTGAGCGCCTCGCCATCGCCGATAAGGTCGCCGCCTCCAAGTGGGGCACGGACAAGCCCATCGAGGATCCGCCGCGCGAGAAGCAGGTCCTCGACGACACGTCGAAGCGCGCCATCGACATGGGTCTCGATCCGGCGCTCGCCCAACGAATTTTTCGCGATCAAATCGAGGCGAACAAGCTCGTCCAGCGGGGCCTTCATCTTCAATGGGAGGCATCCGCCGAAAAGCGTCCGACCACTCGCCCCGATCTCGCCAAAGAAATCCGCCCGGAGCTCGATCGCATTGGAGGAGCACTCCTCGCTACCATCCGCGACGCGCAACCTTTGCTGACCAGCCCGCGCTGCAAATCCGCCCTCGATCGCGCGCGCCAACGCACCCTAACGGGCACGGGGATGGACGCCCTCCATCGCGAAGCACTCGACCGCGCCCTATTGCACACCTGCCCTTAA
- a CDS encoding fatty acyl-AMP ligase: MNHVRNQFESIVTRFQSHVARHPERVALRYLVTGDHDGPTRQWNYATLDERARAVAAQLDDCRGRSEPVLLLYPTGLEFAAALLGCFYAGVPAVAASTPDPGRLSRLLPRLLGIVRDSGARVVLTDDATALAARALLPDAPEFVDLRWVATDDLAPTWYERERFAALSPDSLALLQYTSGSAGAPKGVMVTHGNLVANAMALENAYLHTTPARWVGWLPLFHDMGLMANLLQSWWAGGELTMMSPESFLQRPMRWLRALSAFGATRTGGPNFAFALCALKAESEDLTGLDLSQLAAVITGAEPVRARSLDAFARAFARYGFRRETFAPCYGSAEGTLFITGPDAFVHASEGRFLAHELEIEHRAHRAPPEERCVRSLMSCGIPHRGLTTVRVVDPETHREMPEGQVGEIWLRGLTISPGYWRRPELTEEAFGARLEGDDQGTFFRTGDLGFWLDGQLYPCTRMSDLIVLHGRSLYPHDLEDSMDRAHPAIRPGCTAALAIHAEEHGEALAVVAELDTRLECAPDIVADAIRHTLATEHAVIPDVLVFIEPRTLPKTSSGKVQRAQCRTDLLEHRLRELYRADMLSAPDSSVMARRGDHRAVA, encoded by the coding sequence ATGAACCATGTGCGAAATCAGTTCGAATCCATCGTGACCCGTTTTCAGTCGCACGTTGCGCGACACCCCGAGCGCGTTGCGCTCCGATACTTGGTGACCGGCGATCATGACGGCCCCACCCGACAGTGGAACTACGCGACCCTCGACGAACGCGCGCGCGCCGTCGCCGCGCAGCTCGACGATTGTCGTGGCCGATCGGAGCCCGTCTTGTTGCTCTATCCGACGGGCCTCGAATTCGCCGCCGCCCTGCTCGGGTGCTTCTATGCCGGCGTCCCGGCGGTGGCGGCGAGCACACCCGATCCCGGCCGCTTGTCCCGCCTCCTCCCCCGATTGCTGGGCATCGTCCGCGACAGCGGCGCGCGCGTGGTGCTGACGGACGATGCCACCGCCTTGGCGGCCAGGGCCCTTCTCCCCGACGCGCCCGAGTTCGTGGATCTGCGATGGGTCGCCACCGACGATCTCGCGCCCACCTGGTACGAACGCGAACGCTTCGCCGCGCTCTCCCCCGACTCGCTCGCCCTCTTGCAGTACACGTCCGGCTCCGCGGGCGCCCCGAAGGGCGTGATGGTCACGCACGGGAACCTCGTCGCCAACGCGATGGCGCTGGAGAATGCGTACCTGCATACGACCCCCGCTCGTTGGGTCGGCTGGCTGCCGCTCTTCCACGATATGGGCTTGATGGCCAACCTCCTCCAGAGCTGGTGGGCCGGTGGGGAGCTCACCATGATGTCGCCGGAGTCCTTCCTCCAGCGCCCGATGCGCTGGCTGCGCGCGCTCTCCGCCTTCGGCGCGACCCGCACGGGCGGCCCCAACTTCGCCTTCGCGCTGTGCGCCCTCAAGGCCGAGAGCGAAGATCTCACGGGCCTCGATCTGAGCCAGCTCGCCGCCGTGATCACCGGCGCCGAGCCCGTGCGCGCGCGCTCCCTCGACGCCTTCGCGCGGGCCTTCGCCCGCTACGGCTTCCGCCGCGAGACGTTCGCCCCTTGCTACGGCTCGGCGGAAGGGACGCTCTTCATCACGGGGCCCGACGCCTTCGTGCACGCCTCCGAGGGGCGCTTCCTCGCCCACGAGCTCGAGATCGAACACCGCGCACATCGCGCGCCCCCGGAAGAGAGGTGCGTCCGATCGCTCATGTCGTGCGGCATACCGCACCGCGGTCTCACGACGGTGCGGGTGGTGGACCCGGAGACCCACCGTGAGATGCCCGAGGGTCAGGTCGGAGAAATTTGGCTGCGGGGATTGACGATCTCACCGGGCTACTGGCGCCGGCCGGAGCTCACGGAAGAGGCCTTCGGCGCCCGGCTGGAGGGCGACGATCAGGGTACGTTCTTCCGCACGGGCGACCTGGGGTTCTGGCTCGATGGCCAGCTCTATCCTTGCACCCGCATGTCGGATCTCATCGTGCTGCACGGGCGAAGCCTGTACCCGCACGATCTGGAAGACAGCATGGATCGCGCGCATCCTGCAATCCGCCCGGGCTGCACCGCCGCGCTCGCGATCCACGCCGAAGAGCACGGCGAGGCCCTCGCCGTCGTCGCCGAGCTGGACACCCGGCTGGAGTGCGCGCCCGACATTGTGGCCGACGCCATCCGCCATACACTGGCGACGGAACATGCCGTGATCCCCGACGTGCTCGTGTTCATCGAACCGCGGACCCTGCCGAAGACGAGCAGCGGAAAAGTGCAGCGCGCCCAGTGCCGTACCGATCTGCTGGAGCATCGGCTGCGCGAGCTCTATCGCGCCGACATGCTCTCTGCGCCCGACTCGTCGGTGATGGCCCGCCGGGGGGATCATCGCGCGGTCGCGTGA
- a CDS encoding protein kinase has protein sequence MMSAGRETDRDESEDAQGSATFGKYQLFAKLGSGGMAEVFLAVARGPMGFNKLTVIKRLRSSVSDQSSVVDMFLNEARLAARLTHPNIVHTYEVGEHQGVFFIAMEYLEGQPLNRVGHVNETKQQISPVMWARIIADALNGLHTAHELRDYDGTPIKIVHRDISPQNIFLTYTGETKIVDFGIAKAVNTEQTEAGVLKGKVRYMAPEQALGKADRRSDLFSMGIVLWEMLAQKRLFEDAPAKVLTDLVRKDPVARLSSVCPHIDPALDEIVAKALEKDPNKRYQTAEEMREALEAYILGTGEVVREVTIERAMMAMFQERKEAIARQVHTFMTAALASDLSGIGSVSSQGISESDLIGTGTHSQYKRLSNVMSNVSRVHSADSQLLVADVPTLMETGTTNSAAHLVVTRWGKVAFLAVGLLLAGGVGLLALAIGGREMLRTSVVHEATPPPQPPTAAPKVSVPLALASEPGGAVVDWNGVPVGRTPARIDLPPGRQTLIVTKDGYVPATLVVELEAGSPDIVRQVTLTPIPKATAVAASTPPAPMRARSNAVSRSVSTGSAPTPAPATPLVTAAQVPSSKVKVLEDDDPKTKVLE, from the coding sequence ATGATGAGTGCGGGGAGGGAAACGGATAGGGACGAGTCCGAGGACGCGCAGGGCTCTGCGACGTTCGGAAAATACCAGCTCTTTGCGAAGCTCGGCAGCGGCGGCATGGCCGAAGTCTTCCTCGCGGTCGCGCGCGGGCCGATGGGTTTCAACAAGCTCACGGTCATCAAGAGGCTGCGCAGCTCTGTCTCGGACCAGTCCTCGGTCGTGGACATGTTCCTCAACGAGGCACGCCTCGCAGCGCGGCTCACGCACCCGAACATCGTCCACACCTACGAGGTCGGCGAGCATCAGGGCGTCTTCTTCATCGCCATGGAGTACCTCGAAGGGCAGCCCCTCAACCGCGTGGGGCACGTCAACGAGACGAAGCAACAGATTTCGCCCGTCATGTGGGCCCGCATCATCGCCGACGCCTTGAACGGCCTGCACACGGCCCACGAGCTGCGCGACTACGACGGCACGCCCATCAAGATCGTGCACCGCGACATCTCGCCGCAGAACATCTTCCTCACGTACACCGGTGAGACGAAGATCGTCGACTTCGGGATCGCGAAGGCCGTCAACACCGAGCAGACGGAGGCCGGTGTGCTCAAGGGCAAGGTCCGTTACATGGCCCCCGAGCAGGCGCTCGGAAAGGCGGACCGCCGCTCCGACCTCTTCTCCATGGGCATCGTGCTCTGGGAGATGCTCGCCCAGAAGCGGCTGTTCGAGGACGCGCCCGCGAAGGTGCTCACCGATCTCGTTCGCAAGGATCCGGTGGCGCGCCTCTCCAGCGTGTGCCCGCACATCGATCCGGCGCTCGACGAGATCGTGGCCAAGGCGCTCGAGAAGGATCCGAACAAGCGTTATCAGACCGCCGAAGAGATGCGCGAGGCGCTCGAAGCGTACATCCTCGGCACGGGGGAGGTCGTCCGCGAGGTGACCATCGAGCGCGCCATGATGGCCATGTTCCAGGAGCGCAAGGAGGCCATCGCCAGGCAGGTGCACACCTTCATGACGGCGGCCCTGGCGTCGGACTTGAGCGGCATCGGATCGGTGTCCTCGCAGGGGATCTCCGAGTCGGACCTGATCGGCACCGGCACGCACTCGCAGTACAAGAGGTTGTCGAACGTCATGTCCAACGTGAGCCGCGTGCACTCCGCGGACTCGCAGCTGCTCGTGGCCGACGTACCGACCTTGATGGAAACGGGCACCACCAACAGCGCCGCGCACCTGGTGGTGACGCGGTGGGGCAAGGTGGCGTTCTTGGCGGTGGGGCTGCTCCTCGCCGGCGGCGTGGGCCTGCTCGCCCTGGCCATCGGCGGACGCGAGATGCTGCGCACGAGCGTGGTGCACGAGGCGACGCCTCCGCCCCAGCCGCCGACCGCCGCGCCGAAGGTCAGCGTTCCGCTCGCGCTCGCGAGCGAGCCAGGTGGAGCCGTCGTCGACTGGAACGGCGTCCCCGTGGGCCGCACGCCCGCGCGCATCGATCTGCCGCCCGGGAGGCAGACGCTCATCGTCACCAAGGATGGCTACGTCCCGGCCACCTTGGTGGTGGAGCTCGAGGCTGGATCGCCCGACATCGTGCGGCAAGTCACCTTGACGCCGATCCCCAAGGCGACGGCCGTCGCGGCCAGCACGCCGCCTGCGCCCATGCGGGCGCGGAGCAACGCGGTATCGCGATCGGTGAGCACGGGATCGGCGCCGACGCCGGCGCCGGCGACACCGCTGGTCACCGCGGCGCAAGTTCCGAGCAGCAAGGTCAAGGTCCTCGAGGACGACGATCCGAAGACGAAGGTACTCGAATAG
- a CDS encoding tetratricopeptide repeat protein yields the protein MAKLQSAFFALCLVLAFPVAAFAEDKPKSADDWAEEAFALVQKGDFPKAIAAYQRAYQISADGRNLYNIANIYDRKLHERDLAGDYYRRYLHLPQTEPDLVKKANERLGALKEEDDAIRRNGPALSTPAGAPAGSGQSSIVVTPVGTQQPSAEADRNENLRSTMRIAGIATGGVGIALLGAGAVFGLIAKSKNDDAAKLCTGSVCNSPEAINLTDDARRAATFSTVGFIAGGVAVAGGILLYVLAPPSEKKVGSIHVSPRLGPQVAGITIGGVWR from the coding sequence ATGGCGAAGTTGCAGTCGGCCTTCTTTGCTCTGTGTCTCGTACTTGCCTTCCCCGTGGCCGCATTCGCCGAGGACAAGCCGAAATCGGCCGACGACTGGGCGGAGGAAGCGTTCGCGCTGGTCCAGAAAGGCGACTTCCCGAAGGCCATCGCAGCGTATCAACGGGCGTATCAAATCTCGGCAGACGGCCGGAACCTCTACAACATCGCCAATATCTACGATCGCAAGCTCCACGAACGTGACCTCGCCGGCGACTACTACAGGCGGTATTTGCATCTCCCGCAGACCGAGCCCGACCTCGTCAAGAAGGCGAACGAGCGGCTCGGCGCGCTCAAAGAAGAAGACGATGCCATCCGCCGCAACGGCCCCGCGCTGAGCACGCCCGCGGGCGCGCCGGCGGGCTCCGGGCAATCGTCGATCGTGGTGACGCCCGTGGGCACGCAGCAGCCTTCGGCGGAGGCCGATCGGAACGAAAACCTGCGCTCGACCATGCGCATCGCGGGCATCGCCACGGGCGGGGTCGGGATCGCGCTGCTCGGGGCGGGGGCGGTGTTCGGCCTCATCGCCAAGTCGAAGAACGACGACGCGGCGAAGCTCTGCACCGGCTCCGTGTGCAACTCGCCCGAGGCGATCAACCTCACGGACGACGCGCGCCGGGCGGCCACCTTCTCCACCGTGGGCTTCATCGCGGGGGGCGTGGCCGTCGCGGGCGGCATCCTCCTTTACGTGCTGGCGCCGCCCAGCGAGAAGAAGGTGGGATCGATCCACGTATCGCCGCGGCTCGGGCCTCAGGTGGCCGGGATCACGATTGGTGGAGTGTGGCGATGA
- a CDS encoding ABC transporter substrate-binding protein — MIRPIKWSLAAMIGAGSLAACANILDIPSDRYVQGGGQDGGDSLATCTGTLEVRILIDLSGPTRTLGAPYLAGEEDYFRELNEKGGIKGCRINFQHVDYQYKQDLARAAYESWKADPSWPRVVALFGYGTPDTLGLADQVKADQKPLFGGQHASLASPEPVSLAVSIPEINANFQEIAFSAEFKSIGYPYNFFAFTDYSTGARIAMFHIKALAGKRVGFFLCSDAYCTGPGQAARVHAKRLGLEIGRVLTLEQSGQNQTAYNAAVLQYFQQEVNHKKLEDANYSIVDWVWGGNTTSTSAQMAIAIAYMKQQLATSNPPVPDVQLILNNNGFSEDLFASCGQSCVNNVHGIVPYLPYGDTSRGSVEMGKLTELNDKWRAIDDAEAGAPGPTHRNVRYVQGHVNAMLFKLGVEAVVAQRKPVTGENLKAALEAFNGVDTGGLTDKLSFTPKDHRPQSTESIYKIGSDGALVREPPDRTISLEDSWLGW; from the coding sequence ATGATACGACCCATCAAGTGGAGCCTCGCAGCGATGATCGGCGCGGGCAGCTTGGCAGCGTGCGCCAACATCCTCGACATTCCATCGGACCGCTACGTTCAGGGCGGCGGGCAAGACGGCGGCGACAGCCTTGCGACCTGCACCGGCACCCTCGAGGTGCGCATCCTCATCGACCTGAGCGGGCCGACCAGGACGCTCGGCGCGCCCTACCTCGCCGGCGAAGAGGACTACTTTCGGGAGCTGAACGAGAAAGGCGGCATCAAAGGGTGCCGCATCAACTTTCAGCACGTCGACTACCAATACAAACAAGACCTCGCGCGCGCGGCGTACGAGAGCTGGAAGGCCGATCCCTCGTGGCCGCGCGTGGTCGCCCTCTTCGGCTACGGCACCCCGGATACCCTGGGTCTGGCCGACCAAGTCAAAGCCGATCAAAAACCGCTGTTTGGCGGGCAGCACGCCTCCCTCGCCTCGCCCGAGCCCGTCTCGCTCGCCGTTTCCATCCCGGAGATCAACGCGAACTTCCAGGAAATCGCCTTTTCGGCGGAGTTCAAGAGCATCGGCTACCCGTACAACTTCTTCGCGTTCACCGACTACTCCACGGGCGCGCGCATCGCGATGTTCCACATCAAGGCCCTGGCCGGAAAGAGGGTCGGGTTCTTCCTCTGCAGCGATGCCTACTGCACCGGCCCTGGGCAAGCCGCCCGGGTGCACGCAAAGAGGCTTGGCTTGGAGATCGGGCGGGTGCTCACCCTCGAGCAAAGCGGGCAAAACCAAACTGCGTACAACGCCGCGGTGCTCCAGTACTTCCAGCAGGAGGTCAATCACAAGAAGCTCGAGGACGCAAACTACTCCATCGTGGACTGGGTGTGGGGCGGCAACACCACGAGCACCAGCGCGCAGATGGCCATCGCCATTGCCTACATGAAGCAACAGCTCGCGACATCGAACCCGCCCGTCCCCGACGTGCAGCTCATTCTCAACAACAATGGCTTCAGCGAGGACCTGTTCGCGTCCTGCGGGCAGTCTTGCGTCAACAACGTGCACGGCATCGTCCCCTATTTGCCCTACGGCGACACCAGCCGCGGTTCGGTCGAGATGGGCAAGCTCACGGAGCTAAATGACAAGTGGAGGGCGATTGACGATGCCGAGGCCGGCGCGCCGGGCCCCACCCATCGCAACGTTCGCTATGTGCAAGGCCATGTGAACGCCATGCTGTTCAAGCTGGGGGTCGAGGCGGTGGTGGCGCAGCGAAAACCCGTGACGGGCGAGAACCTCAAGGCGGCGCTGGAGGCGTTCAATGGGGTCGATACGGGCGGGCTCACCGACAAATTGTCCTTCACCCCCAAGGATCACCGGCCTCAGTCGACGGAGTCGATCTACAAGATTGGCTCCGATGGCGCCCTCGTTCGCGAACCACCGGATCGCACCATCTCGCTCGAAGACTCTTGGTTGGGGTGGTGA